The Clostridia bacterium sequence CGTTGATTTACCAGCACCGTTTACACCCACAATGCCGACTTTTTCTGAGTCTTGTATATTAAATGAGATATTCTCCAATATTTTATTTGTACCAAAGGAAAATGATACGTTATTGCAAGCTAAAACTATCATTATTATACTCCCGAACAAAGTGTGTGAATACACGCTCTTAGTAATAACAACTCCCTGAAGAAGGGAATATCCTTCTGAACACTGTCAGCAGTCCTGCTCATTATAACAAATAGTAAACCGGTTATGCAACAGGTTACCAATGGTATGAGGTATACCAAAAGGCTGGCAATATTGACAATAAAATAACAAAGATGATATAATCACTTTGTCATATGGGATTTTTATGGAGTTTCAACTTCGCCGACAGAGGGTTTTGATTAATAGAAATTTGATTATGAGTAAAGCAGCATAATTTATGGAATTGACATAGTGTTTTTTCCATATTAAGTTTTTTGATATGTGAGGAGGAAGTTGATGAGTCTCAAAAAGAAAGTTTCAATTGCAGTAGTACGACGTTTGCCCAGATACTACAGATATCTTGCTGATCTGCTAAAAATGGATATTACCAGAATTTCTTCAAAGGAACTGAGCGCAAGGATGGGAATTACCGCTTCTCAGATACGTCAGGATTTGAACTGCTTTGGGGGATTCGGACAGCAGGGATATGGCTATAACGTTGAATCTTTGTATAATGAGATTGGTAACATTCTTGGTGTAAACAACATGTTCCAGACAATAATAATAGGTGCAGGCCATATGGGGCAAGCACTGGCAAACTATGAGAACTTTGAGAGGCGAGGATTCAAAATAATTGGAATATTTGATGTTGATACGGAGCTTATAGGAAAAAAAATAAAAGGTATAGATATACTTCACCTGGACGGTATGGATGAATTTATTAAAACCAATCAAGTTGATATTGCTATACTTACCGTACCATACGAACAGACACCGGTTGTTGCTGATAGGGTAGCACGCTTGGGAATTAAAGGGTTATGGAATTTTTCACCTATGGATTTAAAACTTCCGTATGACGTGGTAATAGAAAATGTTCACCTGAGTGACAGCCTTATGGTATTAGGCTACAACATGAACGAAAAATTTAAAGGTAAGAAAAATATATAAGCAGACGGTTTAGACCGCCTGCTTATTCTTTGTCTGCTATACTAGCTATATACTGTTTAGTGTAGGGAAAAACTCGGGGAATGCGGTATCTACAACCTGGGACTTTCTTATCATTGTTTCACCTTCTGCTATTAACCCTGCTATTGACAAGGACATTGCTATGGCATGGTCATTATAGCAATCTATGACAGTTCCTCTTAGCTGTTTTCCGCCTTCAATAACCATCCCGTCATCAGTCTCGCGGACTGATGCTCCCATCTTCGACAGTTCAACAATAAGATTTTTTAGCCTTCCGGACTCTTTTGTTTTGTAGCCCTGAAGATCTTTTATTACGGTAGTACCCTTTGCCATTGTTGCTGCAATAGCAATTACGGGTATTTCATCCATCAATCTGGGAATCAGCTCTCCGCCAATTGTGGTTGAATTCAGGTTTGAAGTTGATACTCTTATATCTGCAACCCTTTCATTATTCACTATATGTTCATTGGTAATGTCAATTTTTGCTCCCATTGTCTTGTATACATCCAGAATACCTGTCCTTGTAGGGTTTATACCCACATTTTTTATGACGATATCAGAGTTTGGGACAATTAGTCCGGCTGTTATAAAATATGATGCTATAGAAATATCGCCGGGTACAATAATATGTTGCCCATAGAGATTTTCTACAGGATGGCTTTTTACTGTAAGACCATCTATCTTAATATCCGCACCAAAACAATTCAGCATCAATTCGGAATGGTCTCGCGACTTGATTGGTTCTATAACCGTGGTTTCACTATTAGCATACAGACCTGCAATAAGTATGGGAGATTTGATGTAAGTATCTTGAACGGACAATTCATAAGTAATACCCTTAAGCTTGGATGGAGCAATGGTGAGGGGACAGAAATTGCCGTCGTCCCTTCCGTTTATAAGTGCGCCCATTTGACGTAAAGGCTTTACGACTTTTCCCATAGCTTTCTTTTGAGATGATTCTTCCCTGCTCACTACAGAGTTGAATGGTTGAGCTGCTAGGACACCCAGCAGAAGCCTGATTGTTGTTCCGGATTTTCCGGTATTTAGTACCGAAGAAGGTGGTTTGAGGCCATGTAGACCTTTACCTTGGATTCTGACTTTTTTTTCGGAGAGAATTTCAATACCTACCTGCATTTTTCTAAAACAGTCAATAGTACTTAAACAATCCTCGTTCATAAGTAATCCGTCAATCTCAGTAGTACCTTTAGCCAGCGAACCAAACATAATGGCTCTGTGAGAAATGGATTTGTCTCCAGGAACGGCTATCTCACCTCTCAAGGAGCTTCTTTGTTCAACCAACATACGATGTTCCCCCATCCTGTATAGATTATATTAAAGATTGCGGATTATAGACTATATTCCGTAAAAACCGGCTGCAGATAATGTTTATATGTTTGTGGTTTGGTATCTAGGTTTGGACGAATGTTCAAAATCTATAATCCTTTATTGAAGCTAGTTGCTTTTATATACTTTATAACCTTTACTGCATAATAAATCAAATGCAATATTTGTACTTTCTGAATCGGGTAGTGTTATTCTGAGACATCCTTGTTCAAATTCACGGCTGTTTGATACATTGATATTCTTTATATTAATACCATTATTGCCAAGTATTGTGGCTATCTCTCCAATTATTCCCGGTTTGTCAATTACATCAACTATTATCTCATGTATAGGTGTAATCAGGCCTTTGACAGGGTTTAATACATTTCCTGAAGTAACAAACAGATCTCTGAAATCCTTAGCAGACTTAAAAAAATCAAATATGTTTTTATTATCTTCCTTGATTAAATTTTTCTTGAATTCGTCAAGCATGGCTTTAAAGCTGTCGAGTATTGTACAGACCTGCTGGCTGTTACTTGACACTATGTTTTCCCACATCTCGGGACTGGAGGAGGCTATTCTGGTTATGTCTTTAAATCCCCCTGCAGCCAGCATCTGCATTTTGCCATCAGATGTGTCTGTCGCTTTCACCAGATTTACCAGCGCAGAAGCGATTACATGAGGTACATGGCTGATGCTTGCTGTTATCCTGTCATGTTCTTTGGAGTCCAATATTACCGGTATGCCGCCCATAATTTTAATAAGATCGGTCATTAGCTGCAAGTGATTACCATGGGTAGATTTGCTTGGAGATAAAATATAGTATGCATTTTCAAACAAGTGAGAAAAACTTGCAGAATATCCGGTCTTTTCCGAACCGGCCATAGGATGACCGCCTATAAAACAAGGAGGATTTTCCATATTGTTAACATATTCAACTATCTCTGCTTTTGTGCTTCCTACATCAGTAATTATGCAATCGGGTTTTACTTTTCCCGCTATCTCGTCAATATACTTTATAGTACGTCTTACAGGTGTACATATAAAGATGATATCTGAATCAAGAACTTCCTGTGTTATTTCCGTATACCCGCAGGATATTGTGCCGTCTTGAATTGCATGCTTTATCGAATCCATTTGACGGGTTACAGCAGTAATACGGCTTATGCCTGCGCGCTCGCGGAGGGCTTTTGCAAGGGATCCTCCGATCAGACCCAAACCTATGATAGATATTTTAGAAGATTTTAAAGTATTATCCTGCATAATGGAACTCTCTTCCTACTATTTCGGCAATTTTACTTATATCTTTGCATAAATCATCGAAGTTTTGGGGAGTCAGCTGTTGAGCAGCATCTGACAATGCACATCTTGGATTTGGGTGTACTTCTATTATAAGACCGTCAGCGCCGGCTGCGATAGATGCTTTAGACAGGGGTAAAATATATTGCGTCTTGCCGGCTGCATGGCTTGGATCAACTATTATAGGAAGGTGGCTTGAATTTTTGACTACAGGTACCGCACTGATATCCAGTGTATTTCTCGTTGCAGTTTCAAATGTTCTGATACCTCTTTCACACAGAACTACATTGTAGTTTCCTTCACTCATGATGTATTCGGCTGCATTCAGCCATTCATCGATAGTTGTTGCTGAGCCGCGTTTGAATAGTACGGGTTTTTTAGAACGCCCCACTTCTCTGAGTAGATGAAAGTTCTGAACATTCCTTGCTCCTATTTGAAACATATCTACATATTTATCAGCAACTTCAACTGCCCTTTCACTGGTTACTTCGCTTATTATCAGAAGACCTGTGGCATCCTTTGCCTCTTTCAGCAATTTTAAGCCTTCTTCTTCAAGACCCTGAAAAGCATAAGGTGAAGTTCGCGGTTTAAATGCCCCTCCTCTGAGGAACTGAGCCCCTGTCTTTTTGATTGCGAAAGCTGCTTCTAAAATCTGCTCACGGCTTTCGACAGCACAAGGGCCAGCCATAAGGACCAGCTCTTTTCCGCCTATCTTAACTCCATTTACGTCTACTATGCTGGCTTCCGGCTTGAATGTCTTCCCGGCAAGTTTATATGATTCTACTATAGGTACAAGCTTTTCCACTCCGGGCATGAGCTCGAGAGGAACATCGCTTAAGACTCTTTTATCTCCGATTACACCTATAATTGTCCTTTCTGTCCCTTGGGAAATATGAACACCAAGGCCTAATGACTCAAGTACTTTGGAAATCTCGCCGATTTCTTTTTCCTGAGAGCCCGGCTTCATTACAATAATCATAACAGATCCTTCCTTTCTACGTTTACGTACAACTATGTTGCACGATGGTGGGTAAACCCCGCTAAATATAATTTACCATTCTACCATTATACATAATTACATTTTATCTTAAATTTACAATGAGAAGGTGTAAATGTCAAGATAAATAGCTCTTTATAGGTTTATTATAACTTTTACCACTTTTCCAAGCACTTTAACCTCAGTTTTTGTAATATCCAAAAAGCGGGGTTGATATTCTTTGTTAGAACTGTCGGGAACAAGAGTTATAATTGAATTTGTTTTGAAAAAACGTTTGATAGTTGCGGATTCACCATCAACCATAACTACTGCTATTTCACCATTTTCAACTTCCTCCTGCCGCCTTACCAGTACTGTATCGCCGTCAAATATTCTGGAATTGTTCATTGAATCACCTGTAACCTTTAGGCCGAAAAAATCTCCTCCTCTGGCCATCTCATAAGGTATGTATTCGTAACCGATTATATTCTGACTTGCGGCTATAGGCTCACCGGCCCGGATTATTCCTAATACCGGTATGGAAATATATTCGGCATGAATACCTTGGGTTGCAGAGGGGTATTCAGAAACGCAAGGCTTAAGGCTGCTGATGCTGTCTGAATCCGGTATTT is a genomic window containing:
- a CDS encoding redox-sensing transcriptional repressor Rex, with translation MSLKKKVSIAVVRRLPRYYRYLADLLKMDITRISSKELSARMGITASQIRQDLNCFGGFGQQGYGYNVESLYNEIGNILGVNNMFQTIIIGAGHMGQALANYENFERRGFKIIGIFDVDTELIGKKIKGIDILHLDGMDEFIKTNQVDIAILTVPYEQTPVVADRVARLGIKGLWNFSPMDLKLPYDVVIENVHLSDSLMVLGYNMNEKFKGKKNI
- the aroA gene encoding 3-phosphoshikimate 1-carboxyvinyltransferase → MLVEQRSSLRGEIAVPGDKSISHRAIMFGSLAKGTTEIDGLLMNEDCLSTIDCFRKMQVGIEILSEKKVRIQGKGLHGLKPPSSVLNTGKSGTTIRLLLGVLAAQPFNSVVSREESSQKKAMGKVVKPLRQMGALINGRDDGNFCPLTIAPSKLKGITYELSVQDTYIKSPILIAGLYANSETTVIEPIKSRDHSELMLNCFGADIKIDGLTVKSHPVENLYGQHIIVPGDISIASYFITAGLIVPNSDIVIKNVGINPTRTGILDVYKTMGAKIDITNEHIVNNERVADIRVSTSNLNSTTIGGELIPRLMDEIPVIAIAATMAKGTTVIKDLQGYKTKESGRLKNLIVELSKMGASVRETDDGMVIEGGKQLRGTVIDCYNDHAIAMSLSIAGLIAEGETMIRKSQVVDTAFPEFFPTLNSI
- a CDS encoding prephenate dehydrogenase — encoded protein: MQDNTLKSSKISIIGLGLIGGSLAKALRERAGISRITAVTRQMDSIKHAIQDGTISCGYTEITQEVLDSDIIFICTPVRRTIKYIDEIAGKVKPDCIITDVGSTKAEIVEYVNNMENPPCFIGGHPMAGSEKTGYSASFSHLFENAYYILSPSKSTHGNHLQLMTDLIKIMGGIPVILDSKEHDRITASISHVPHVIASALVNLVKATDTSDGKMQMLAAGGFKDITRIASSSPEMWENIVSSNSQQVCTILDSFKAMLDEFKKNLIKEDNKNIFDFFKSAKDFRDLFVTSGNVLNPVKGLITPIHEIIVDVIDKPGIIGEIATILGNNGINIKNINVSNSREFEQGCLRITLPDSESTNIAFDLLCSKGYKVYKSN
- the aroF gene encoding 3-deoxy-7-phosphoheptulonate synthase, with product MIIVMKPGSQEKEIGEISKVLESLGLGVHISQGTERTIIGVIGDKRVLSDVPLELMPGVEKLVPIVESYKLAGKTFKPEASIVDVNGVKIGGKELVLMAGPCAVESREQILEAAFAIKKTGAQFLRGGAFKPRTSPYAFQGLEEEGLKLLKEAKDATGLLIISEVTSERAVEVADKYVDMFQIGARNVQNFHLLREVGRSKKPVLFKRGSATTIDEWLNAAEYIMSEGNYNVVLCERGIRTFETATRNTLDISAVPVVKNSSHLPIIVDPSHAAGKTQYILPLSKASIAAGADGLIIEVHPNPRCALSDAAQQLTPQNFDDLCKDISKIAEIVGREFHYAG
- a CDS encoding helix-turn-helix domain-containing protein, with product MDKKELGNRIKSARSIFSKKEGIKLTQQLLAQKIGISRSYMGDIESGRTYPTFPVVKAIAEACNIPLGFLVDEIPDSDSISSLKPCVSEYPSATQGIHAEYISIPVLGIIRAGEPIAASQNIIGYEYIPYEMARGGDFFGLKVTGDSMNNSRIFDGDTVLVRRQEEVENGEIAVVMVDGESATIKRFFKTNSIITLVPDSSNKEYQPRFLDITKTEVKVLGKVVKVIINL